A portion of the Lolium rigidum isolate FL_2022 chromosome 1, APGP_CSIRO_Lrig_0.1, whole genome shotgun sequence genome contains these proteins:
- the LOC124696351 gene encoding protein RDM1-like isoform X3 gives MKRAAPAEEPVELSSDDSLSSDSDDEAGKGKGENFFRLPNSSKSAASAEGALIRKAEMYQEYMKHIPVPEHCGSLIPSTSWLGLGRSMKQLYKQPLHYLTNILLREWDQQRFGSDNEHQPLDVIIHPRKAEALIWATEEVHRMTTSSHHLGKLWASDPTYHAHIDPVFPTLKLE, from the exons ATGAAGAGGGCCGCGCCGGCAGAGGAGCCGGTGGAGCTCTCTTCCGACGACTCGTTGAGCTCGGATTCCGACGATGAGGCCGGGAAGGGGAAAGGAGAGAACTTCTTTCGGCTGCCCAACTCCTCCAAATCTGCAGCTTCAGCAGAAG GTGCACTGATCAGGAAGGCTGAAATGTATCAAGAGTACATGAAGCACATCCCAGTTCCTGAGCACTGTGGTTCCCTGATCCCATCCACATCATGGCTGGGACTTGGAAGATCGATGAAGCAGTTGTACAAGCAGCCCTTGCATTACCTTACCAACATCCTCTTGAGAGAGTGGGATCAACAGAGGTTTGGGAGCGATAATGAGCACCAGCCTCTGGATGTTATCATCCACCCTAGGAAAGCTGAAGCTCTCATTTGGGCCACTGAAGAAGTCCATAGGATGACCACCTCTAGCCACCACTTAGGGAAGCTCTGGGCATCAGACCCCACGTATCATGCTCAcatagatccagtgtttcccaccCTAAAGTTGGAGTAG
- the LOC124696351 gene encoding UPF0690 protein C1orf52 homolog isoform X1, which yields MKRAAPAEEPVELSSDDSLSSDSDDEAGKGKGENFFRLPNSSKSAASAEAAMSKKKKPGGVDFSALSRHGYRGGPSVLTVAPPKVEPNWTWSTGKDRNEKEVLTESYEERERTRAAVTEGEKLIGVRNPQPRQTEKEKEASFSQKEKKKRDRGQASRGKNYVEEEKRLLRGSGVYSGFDT from the exons ATGAAGAGGGCCGCGCCGGCAGAGGAGCCGGTGGAGCTCTCTTCCGACGACTCGTTGAGCTCGGATTCCGACGATGAGGCCGGGAAGGGGAAAGGAGAGAACTTCTTTCGGCTGCCCAACTCCTCCAAATCTGCAGCTTCAGCAGAAG CAGccatgtcaaagaagaagaaacctGGTGGTGTGGATTTCAGTGCTTTGAGCCGGCATGGGTATCGTGGCGGTCCATCTGTACTGACAGTTGCTCCTCCAAAGGTCGAGCCTAACTGGACTTGGTCAACTGGGAAAGATCGCAATGAGAAGGAAGTTCTAACTGAGTCTTATGAAGAGCGGGAACGCACAAGGGCTGCAGTTACTGAAGGAGAGAAGCTTATCGGTGTGCGAAACCCCCAGCCAAGGCAGACAGAGAAAGAGAAGGAGGCTTCATTCTcgcagaaggagaagaagaagagagaccGTGGACAGGCCAGCAGGGGAAAGAACTATGTCGAGGAGGAGAAGCGGCTTCTGAGGGGAAGTGGGGTCTACTCTGGCTTTGATACTTGA
- the LOC124696334 gene encoding tryptophan synthase beta chain 2-like isoform X2: MAACTALRPPRLPVPEQASSVLRLPKNRVAVTGRKSFASRAGSNLGNVSIPKQWYNLVADLPVKPPPQLHPQTHQPLVPSDLAPLFPDELIRQELTEERFIDIPEEVRDVYELWRPTPLIRAKRLEKLLGTPAKIYYKYEGTSPAGSHKANTAVPQAFYNAAAGVKNVVTETGAGQWGSALSFASTLFGLNCEVWQVRASYDQKPYRRLMMETWGAKVHPSPSDVTEAGRKLLAADPSSPGSLGMAISEAVEVAATNGDTKYCLGSVLNHVLLHQTVIGEECLEQLAALGITPDVVIGCTGGGSNFGGLAFPFMREKLAGKMNPQFKAVEPAACPTLTKGVYAYDYGDTAGMTPLMKMHTLGHGFVPDPIHAGGLRYHGMAPLISHVYELGFMEAMSIKQTECFEAALQFARTEGIIPAPEPTHAIAAAIREALECKRTGEEKVILIAMCGHGHFDLAAYDRYLRGDMVDLAHSDEKLRESLADIPKV, translated from the exons ATGGCTGCCTGCACCGCCCTCCGCCCTCCCCGGCTACCAG TCCCAGAGCAGGCCTCTTCAGTCCTTCGCTTACCAAAAAACAGAGTTGCTGTCACCGGTCGAAAGAGCTTTGCCAGTAGGGCCGGCTCGAATCTGGGCAATGTGAGCATCCCGAAGCAATGGTACAACCTCGTCGCTGACCTGCCGGTGAAGCCGCCGCCACAGCTGCACCCACAGACGCACCAGCCGCTGGTCCCCAGCGACCTGGCCCCTCTGTTCCCTGACGAGCTCATCAGGCAGGAGCTCACCGAGGAGCGTTTCATCGACATACCCGAAGAGGTCCGCGACGTCTACGAGCTCTGGCGCCCAACACCACTGATCAG GGCAAAGAGGCTGGAGAAGCTGCTCGGCACACCGGCGAAGATCTACTACAAGTACGAAGGGACTAGTCCGGCGGGATCGCATAAGGCGAATACGGCCGTGCCACAGGCATTTTACAATGCCGCGGCCGGGGTCAAGAATGTGGTGACCGAGACTGGCGCCGGCCAGTGGGGCAGCGCGCTCTCCTTCGCCAGCACCCTCTTCGGCCTCAACTGCGAG GTGTGGCAGGTGCGCGCGTCGTACGACCAGAAGCCGTACAGGAGGCTGATGATGGAAACATGGGGCGCCAAGGTGCACCCGTCGCCGTCGGACGTGACGGAGGCCGGCAGGAAGCTATTAGCGGCAGACCCGAGCAGCCCGGGCAGCCTCGGAATGGCAATCTCGGAGGCGGTGGAGGTAGCTGCCACCAACGGCGACACCAAGTACTGCCTCGGCAGCGTGCTGAACCATGTCCTGCTCCATCAGACCGTCATTGGCGAGGAATGCCTGGAGCAGCTGGCGGCACTTGGCATCACCCCGGACGTCGTCATCGGCTGCACTGGTGGCGGCTCCAACTTCGGCGGCCTCGCGTTCCCCTTCATGCGCGAGAAGCTCGCTGGCAAGATGAACCCGCAGTTCAAGGCCGTCGAGCCCGCCGCGTGCCCCACGCTCACCAAGGGTGTCTATGCCTACGACTACGGCGACACGGCTGGGATGACGCCGCTGATGAAGATGCACACCCTCGGCCACGGCtttgtcccggatcccatccatGCAG GTGGGCTTCGCTACCATGGAATGGCACCTCTGATCTCCCATGTGTATGAGCTCGGCTTCATGGAGGCTATGTCCATAAAGCAGACTGAATGCTTCGAAG CTGCCTTACAATTTGCACGGACGGAGGGCATCATCCCGGCGCCGGAGCCGACCCACGCAATCGCGGCGGCAATCAGGGAAGCGCTAGAGTGCAAGAGGACTGGGGAAGAGAAGGTCATCCTCATCGCCATGTGTGGCCACGGCCACTTCGACCTCGCCGCCTACGACCGGTATCTGAGAGGTGACATGGTTGATCTCGCACACTCGGATGAGAAGCTCCGGGAGTCTCTGGCCGACATTCCCAAAGTATGA
- the LOC124696334 gene encoding tryptophan synthase beta chain 2-like isoform X1, with translation MAACTALRPPRLPAVPEQASSVLRLPKNRVAVTGRKSFASRAGSNLGNVSIPKQWYNLVADLPVKPPPQLHPQTHQPLVPSDLAPLFPDELIRQELTEERFIDIPEEVRDVYELWRPTPLIRAKRLEKLLGTPAKIYYKYEGTSPAGSHKANTAVPQAFYNAAAGVKNVVTETGAGQWGSALSFASTLFGLNCEVWQVRASYDQKPYRRLMMETWGAKVHPSPSDVTEAGRKLLAADPSSPGSLGMAISEAVEVAATNGDTKYCLGSVLNHVLLHQTVIGEECLEQLAALGITPDVVIGCTGGGSNFGGLAFPFMREKLAGKMNPQFKAVEPAACPTLTKGVYAYDYGDTAGMTPLMKMHTLGHGFVPDPIHAGGLRYHGMAPLISHVYELGFMEAMSIKQTECFEAALQFARTEGIIPAPEPTHAIAAAIREALECKRTGEEKVILIAMCGHGHFDLAAYDRYLRGDMVDLAHSDEKLRESLADIPKV, from the exons ATGGCTGCCTGCACCGCCCTCCGCCCTCCCCGGCTACCAG CAGTCCCAGAGCAGGCCTCTTCAGTCCTTCGCTTACCAAAAAACAGAGTTGCTGTCACCGGTCGAAAGAGCTTTGCCAGTAGGGCCGGCTCGAATCTGGGCAATGTGAGCATCCCGAAGCAATGGTACAACCTCGTCGCTGACCTGCCGGTGAAGCCGCCGCCACAGCTGCACCCACAGACGCACCAGCCGCTGGTCCCCAGCGACCTGGCCCCTCTGTTCCCTGACGAGCTCATCAGGCAGGAGCTCACCGAGGAGCGTTTCATCGACATACCCGAAGAGGTCCGCGACGTCTACGAGCTCTGGCGCCCAACACCACTGATCAG GGCAAAGAGGCTGGAGAAGCTGCTCGGCACACCGGCGAAGATCTACTACAAGTACGAAGGGACTAGTCCGGCGGGATCGCATAAGGCGAATACGGCCGTGCCACAGGCATTTTACAATGCCGCGGCCGGGGTCAAGAATGTGGTGACCGAGACTGGCGCCGGCCAGTGGGGCAGCGCGCTCTCCTTCGCCAGCACCCTCTTCGGCCTCAACTGCGAG GTGTGGCAGGTGCGCGCGTCGTACGACCAGAAGCCGTACAGGAGGCTGATGATGGAAACATGGGGCGCCAAGGTGCACCCGTCGCCGTCGGACGTGACGGAGGCCGGCAGGAAGCTATTAGCGGCAGACCCGAGCAGCCCGGGCAGCCTCGGAATGGCAATCTCGGAGGCGGTGGAGGTAGCTGCCACCAACGGCGACACCAAGTACTGCCTCGGCAGCGTGCTGAACCATGTCCTGCTCCATCAGACCGTCATTGGCGAGGAATGCCTGGAGCAGCTGGCGGCACTTGGCATCACCCCGGACGTCGTCATCGGCTGCACTGGTGGCGGCTCCAACTTCGGCGGCCTCGCGTTCCCCTTCATGCGCGAGAAGCTCGCTGGCAAGATGAACCCGCAGTTCAAGGCCGTCGAGCCCGCCGCGTGCCCCACGCTCACCAAGGGTGTCTATGCCTACGACTACGGCGACACGGCTGGGATGACGCCGCTGATGAAGATGCACACCCTCGGCCACGGCtttgtcccggatcccatccatGCAG GTGGGCTTCGCTACCATGGAATGGCACCTCTGATCTCCCATGTGTATGAGCTCGGCTTCATGGAGGCTATGTCCATAAAGCAGACTGAATGCTTCGAAG CTGCCTTACAATTTGCACGGACGGAGGGCATCATCCCGGCGCCGGAGCCGACCCACGCAATCGCGGCGGCAATCAGGGAAGCGCTAGAGTGCAAGAGGACTGGGGAAGAGAAGGTCATCCTCATCGCCATGTGTGGCCACGGCCACTTCGACCTCGCCGCCTACGACCGGTATCTGAGAGGTGACATGGTTGATCTCGCACACTCGGATGAGAAGCTCCGGGAGTCTCTGGCCGACATTCCCAAAGTATGA
- the LOC124660371 gene encoding uncharacterized protein LOC124660371, producing MSSSRRRRRLSPPPQLPDDAIRDILLRTPPDDPRRLVRASLCCKPWRGILSDPVFCRTYRELHRGTQPLLGFIHNKGSAAKPHHCVLVPTTSFRPPGGTHRRNWIVLDSRHGRVLLYSFPPKPDIHADSSCPTSPTRGSWTATLLCATDGCDHVDPFLVVFAGLDRHAFASVYSSASVDYPDTVFVHYPDAAMEQYPGMEFTRFMDSGLGFTVLHGKTVYVPCNMSNRILEYSIAENRLSVIDTQFHQYYQWHAVLVARGPRRRRASVRRLGGFNPPRACGQGRPAKTALWSGRNAGSSVSTCWCPVLAAAARPTGMASRVAYWLDPQTASSSPAHMLDHTPLTLLRAESGS from the exons ATGAGTTcgtctcgccggcgccgccgcctctcgccgccgccgcagctgccCGATGACGCCATCCGAGACAtactcctccgcaccccgccggacgaCCCCAGGCGCCTCGTCCGCGCCTCCCTCTGCTGCAAGCCGTGGCGAGGGATCCTCTCGGATCCGGTCTTCTGCCGCACCTACCGCGAGCTCCACCGCGGGACGCAGCCCTTGCTCGGATTCATCCACAACAAGGGCAGCGCGGCGAAGCCGCACCACTGCGTCCTGGTGCCGACCACCTCCTTCCGCCCGCCCGGCGGCACCCACCGCCGCAACTGGATCGTGCTCGActcccgccacggccgcgtcctcctcTACAGCTTCCCGCCCAAGCCGGACATCCA TGCCGACTCGTCCTGCCCGACTTCACCCACGCGCGGCTCCTGGACCGCCACCCTGCTCTGCGCCACGGACGGCTGCGACCACGTCGACCCCTTCCTCGTCGTCTTCGCGGGCCTCGACAGGCACGCCTTCGCTTCCGTCTACTCGTCGGCCTCCGTCGACTATCCCGACACCGTCTTCGTCCACTACCCGGATGCCGCAATGGAGCAGTACCCTGGCATGGAGTTCACGAGGTTCATGGACAGCGGCCTCGGCTTCACTGTCCTACACGGGAAAACTGTCTACGTCCCTTGCAATATGAGCAACAGAATCCTCGAGTACAGCATTGCCGAAAACCGGCTGTCGGTGATCGACACCCAGTTCCACCAGTACTACCAGTGGCACGCCGTCCTCGTCGCCCGCGGTCCAAGACGACGGCGTGCTTCTGTTCGCCGGCTTGGAGGATTCAACCCTCCACGCGCGTGTGGTCAAGGGAGGCCGGCCAAGACGGCGCTGTGGAGTGGGCGCAACGCAGGGTCATCCGTCTCGACATGCTGGTGCCCCGTCCTGGCTGCTGCAGCACGCCCGACTGGGATGGCATCTCGGGTGGCCTATTGGTTGGATCCGCAGACGGCGTCATCTTCCCCAGCACACATGCTGGATCATACACCGTTGACATTACTTCGGGCCGAGTCAGGAAGTTAA
- the LOC124696351 gene encoding UPF0690 protein C1orf52 homolog isoform X2, translating to MKRAAPAEEPVELSSDDSLSSDSDDEAGKGKGENFFRLPNSSKSAASAEAMSKKKKPGGVDFSALSRHGYRGGPSVLTVAPPKVEPNWTWSTGKDRNEKEVLTESYEERERTRAAVTEGEKLIGVRNPQPRQTEKEKEASFSQKEKKKRDRGQASRGKNYVEEEKRLLRGSGVYSGFDT from the exons ATGAAGAGGGCCGCGCCGGCAGAGGAGCCGGTGGAGCTCTCTTCCGACGACTCGTTGAGCTCGGATTCCGACGATGAGGCCGGGAAGGGGAAAGGAGAGAACTTCTTTCGGCTGCCCAACTCCTCCAAATCTGCAGCTTCAGCAGAAG ccatgtcaaagaagaagaaacctGGTGGTGTGGATTTCAGTGCTTTGAGCCGGCATGGGTATCGTGGCGGTCCATCTGTACTGACAGTTGCTCCTCCAAAGGTCGAGCCTAACTGGACTTGGTCAACTGGGAAAGATCGCAATGAGAAGGAAGTTCTAACTGAGTCTTATGAAGAGCGGGAACGCACAAGGGCTGCAGTTACTGAAGGAGAGAAGCTTATCGGTGTGCGAAACCCCCAGCCAAGGCAGACAGAGAAAGAGAAGGAGGCTTCATTCTcgcagaaggagaagaagaagagagaccGTGGACAGGCCAGCAGGGGAAAGAACTATGTCGAGGAGGAGAAGCGGCTTCTGAGGGGAAGTGGGGTCTACTCTGGCTTTGATACTTGA